CAGCAATCAAAAGAGATCGATTTAGAGAGCTACAGATCTGCGGATATGTCTGCGTCTGTATCTGTGTAGTCATCCAGGCATCGATCGACTAGCTAGATGAAACAGTTGACACAAAGCATACATATTTAATATACATAAACGACAGGGATGCATACGTACGCGCGTCGATGTGAACAGTGGTGATGACGGTGTGTAAGTGCGCAGACCTAACTGTTTGTACGGACAGAAAGAGATGCATAACAGACGAGAACaggcgcctgtctccctcttctgtttctgtcgagagaaagaTCCAGGCATCTGTATAGGtacaaggaagagacaaagacgcgcAGACGTAAAAGAAccgtgtcttttttctctccaaaaAAAGAGTGCAGACATTGTTGTTCTTTGTGTGCGAGACGcctgctgtcttcttctctgcagaatCAAGTGGTTATGCGCTATGTGTTGCGCGTCAAATTCGAGTTTGCTTCGTTCAATTTGGACGACGAACTGtagagctgcatgcacatgcactgATTTGAAAAAGCTGGATGCGATCGACGTTCGACCAACCCCGAAGAGACGTGCGACGCCGCCATGTCGCCAGCTGTGTCGCCAGCAAAGGGCAAGACACAAAGACTTTGCAGGTTTCGAAAAAAATCAAGACATTCGGGAAAACGCTTGCCGAGAGACCGTTTCGcccagtgcatgcaagggCGGCATCtcggaaaaacgaaaaagccggatttttctgtgtgtctgatGGTTTCTTGGAGAGCGAAACACTGTTCTCTTCATGAGTGTTTGCGGGGTCTTGGTATCGCCTTTTTCGAACGAGAGGTGAGAAATTGGAGCTCTGAACTTTCGAGTGAGAAGAGTGCGGTGAACGCAGCCACAGCTGtgcttctcctgtttcctgcgcctccttcgcttctctacgttcaagagagagaccctCAAAGGCTTTGTCCTTGCAAGTGTCTCCAGATCAACTGCGCTGTCTTGGCTGGTGTcaaatgcggagtgcagTGTCCCGtccgagaggagagacttCCGGGAGTTGTGAAGTTCCGATTTTTCTGGTTCTCGAAACACGCGAGGCACGAAGCAAACGCCTTTTGGATttcagaaggaaacgcgcctttctcttgaAAAACATGTTTCTTGTCGCGTCTAATCGACTGAAATCCAGTGAGAACGCCATTGCAGTCAAGCGCCGGGGGACTGCTCGAACCCCACAACTCTGTTCTcttcgaaaaagagaaactcaAGAGGAAAGGTCACGCTGGACCTGATCTCCTCACAGTCGCCTTTAAATAACAGTTGCAAATCCGAGAAATCATGGACAGCATTGATTCAGCTAAACATtcatctgcatatatatatatatatatgaattgATGTATGCATATGAGTAACTAAACTGCGCCTTCTCGTACTCACACGCATACACCTAGACAAGTCGAGAGatgcgaagaaggcgagtaAGATACATCCGCGTACTAAAACACATACAgtcaaatatatatatatatatttatatcttTCTAGGAATCCGTCAGCAGCTGTGGCTGTGAAATGTGGTGTGTTGACAGCTTGcagttttttcctctctgcagacaGTGTCTATTGCAGCTGTCCAGAGTCGCTGTTGTGCCTagaggaaagagggaagagaaagcattTGCTCCTCTTCGCAGTTTTTGATTTTTGGAGGGCATGCACCTCGAGAAATCGAGAGTGCCTTTCTCGGCGTCGCGAGTCGCCCTGAAAGAGACGAATCCAGCGTGTTTTTCACTTGcgcaggagaaaacgaacgttACCAAGAGCGCATGCCACAGAGCTCACTGGGAACAGAAGATCTAAGACAGCGCTCAAAAGgatgcctgtctctcctcgttgcaacgacgaagaggagacgcagaaagacaAAGCGCCTCGTCCTCACCCACTTCTCCACACACACGACTACACCTCAGCATACGGAAGTATATACACAGATGCATGTTTACGTGCATACCTACTtaaaagtatatatatatatatacatgaacACGAATTGTTATACGCAGAGATATGTACAAACATGCATCCGCGTGCTACACCGAGGTGTATCTTTTTCGTTTAGCAATTTGCATGGGGCGAGGACGGCTGTGAGAAAGGGAGCGAAACACATCCCAATTTCACAGCGACAGTGGCCGCTGCTGGGTCTTCTGTCTTCACCCGAAAAGACGAAATCCCGCGAGCCGCAGCTTGCCCTGTGCATACAGTCGCGACACGGCGAATCTggagtgtacatacacactGGATGTCTCTGTGATGAGGGCGAGAAGCGTCCCTGTGTCTCGAGTTGACAAGGTGGTTTTCCGTCTATTTCGGATTTCGCAGGATCAAGATGACGGCGTCGCCGCGAAGGAACAACTTGGAAATAAATCGGTCTTTGTTCACCGTTCGGACTTTTTTCTTGCCTCCACCCTTCGACGTCTCCGTCCACATCTCCCGGACGTCGGTCAAAACCAAGTTGCAGTGGCGATCGAAGGCCTTCACGCGTCCCAGTActtttctgttgtttctgcAGTTGATCAAAACTTGAGAATTGTCTTTCACCGAGGCAGccagcacagagagagggccctcctgaaaaggaaacgaaggaacagaagaacagcacaagagagagaaataggctcaagagagagaaataggctcgagagagagagaaataggctcaagagagagaaataggctcgagagagaggagcaagaatgaggggaaacgcagaaaagggAGGCCCAAGAAAGAGGGCCTTCCTGAGAAACAGTCACGAGCAGAGCACGTCGTTTTGGAAGAGCAGCGCCAGTTTTGAGTGCTCGAAcgggggaaggaaagaacgagagcatgcaggagagaggacgcaggaAGCGTAAGCTCCTGTCACGAGAGAAGCCGGGAAATGTCCAGACAGCAAGTTTCCTTTTGGAACtctgaggagacacgagaacgaacggaacgagaagaaagaagaaacgcacatctggaggaaggacgagagaggccACAGCAGCACAGTTGAGAACTCCGCAACAACCCTACCGAACGAGCGCGTCACATGTCGAGAGCTGCAAGGTTTTCGTACGAAAAGGCTGCCgggaaaaacgacgaaaaaAGCTGCTCAAGTGCTTTCTGAAGCGACGCGAAGCGCGGCGTCGCGTGTCTGCTTCCAAGTCGTTCCAAAAAGGAGAAACTTACGGGAGGGTGGTCTCTGTTGGGGTTCAAGGCAACGATCTTCTCATCCATGTTGACGAAGCGACTCGAAAAGAAATGGGGCTCTCTGAGAAACATCCACAGCAAATGTGAAGAACCGTTTAAATGAACCTAAGGCCTGCTCTCGAGGCTGAAATACGAAGACCCAGCCAccagcgacgcatgcaaagcaATGAAAAAAAGTCCCCCGAAGTCGTGAGGAAACGTCGAACACAACTGAACCGGCACCATGTCACAGACAAAATGTGCGTGATGCGATCGTGGACGGACGACCGCACAAGACAACGTTGAAAGATCCACCACACGCTCCCCTGGGTCCACAACCTCATCGAGATCTCCTGTTTTACATGAGGAATGTACGCAGCGCAGTGTACGTAGACACACCCAGAACGCGCCCAGACACCACGGACGCACTCGGCAATACACAGTTGGTCTTAGGTTCGACGGTTCTCCAGAAAGAGATGTTTGCACCAAAATCtgacgagaaaaacagagacgaaggcgcagagGGGACGGACTTCGTCCACACCCGTATATGAAGTTCACACGGGATTTCTACATGTTCTTTGACTAGAGGAACTCGGATGATCGTCTTTCAGTGATCGGGGACAAGGTCCACTCGACTTCCTTGTGCGAAAAACCGGGTGTCTGTCGGCAACAGGGGCGAGTgtcgtggagagacagccacGAAAGATACGAGAAGCAGGGAGGGAGGAACTGTGTTGTTCTGGCACGAAGGACTTGGCGGAAACATGCgatcgaggaagagaagaaaaaaagagcagaaaaaaagcttAACTCGATGTACATCCGGCAGCCTCTGCGTGTGCCTGTGCTGCCCTGACCTAGAAGGCAGACATGCCCGGGTCCACAGGAATCCACGAGAAGGAGCAGGGCAACGGCGAGCGCTATTTCGCGGGAGTGAAACGGGAGGAAGTCAGCAGGAAGGAGGTAGGAAAAAAACAGCGGGGAAAGTGTCAGGAACAGAGATGGAAAAGGGATAGCAACTGACTagagaagccgcagagcCAGGCTCTTGGATACGTCGAGAAAAGAGTGCGTTGCGCCcggggaaaaaagaggaaacagacgaaaagaggTGCACTCGAGTTCCACTCCGTGTtgagaaacaacagaaacgACA
This Toxoplasma gondii ME49 chromosome VIII, whole genome shotgun sequence DNA region includes the following protein-coding sequences:
- a CDS encoding small nuclear ribonucleoprotein (encoded by transcript TGME49_270830) — its product is MKRDSHPSLSLSQSVSSVSFRPAKRVFHTGTERRADAVALEPHFFSSRFVNMDEKIVALNPNRDHPPEGPLSVLAASVKDNSQVLINCRNNRKVLGRVKAFDRHCNLVLTDVREMWTETSKGGGKKKVRTVNKDRFISKLFLRGDAVILILRNPK